In the Candidatus Effluviviaceae Genus V sp. genome, one interval contains:
- a CDS encoding DUF1844 domain-containing protein — protein sequence MTDEQKRATGLDGRFFRLVATFEAAAMHQLGKIAHPVTGEIEVDLEGARDAIDMLAMVSEKTEGNLNEDESRLLEHILYQLRLNFVDVAEGGEASPKAGEVAGASESGSDEGGESAAASDEEPDAGGEEGAR from the coding sequence ATGACTGACGAGCAGAAGCGCGCGACCGGACTCGACGGTCGCTTCTTCAGACTCGTGGCTACCTTTGAGGCCGCCGCCATGCACCAGCTCGGGAAGATCGCCCATCCCGTCACCGGCGAGATCGAGGTCGATCTCGAGGGCGCGAGAGATGCGATCGACATGCTGGCGATGGTGTCCGAGAAGACCGAGGGGAACCTCAACGAGGACGAGAGCCGCCTCCTTGAACACATTCTCTATCAGCTCCGGCTGAACTTCGTCGACGTGGCGGAGGGCGGCGAGGCATCCCCGAAGGCCGGTGAGGTCGCCGGCGCGTCCGAGAGCGGCTCCGACGAAGGCGGCGAGTCCGCGGCGGCGAGCGACGAGGAGCCCGACGCCGGCGGCGAGGAGGGGGCGCGGTGA